In Sciurus carolinensis chromosome 13, mSciCar1.2, whole genome shotgun sequence, a genomic segment contains:
- the LOC124962937 gene encoding probable N-acetyltransferase CML1 encodes MTSPGPRDCRHRSLPMAPYHIRKYQESDNESVLALFSSGLAEHIPATFRHMLMLPRILLFLLGVPLTLLLVTGSWLLTIVSIFTLLVFLRLLANFPWKIHEALCLRTDLADITKSYMSACGSCYWVAECEGKVVGTVSALPVADPPLGKKQLQLLHLSVAVEHRGKGMAKALVRTLLQFARDQGYNEIFIETTKMHYSALALYQGMGFQKTGQSFYGMIWKILAIPKIDLTYPLPSAQKEGL; translated from the coding sequence ATGACCTCTCCTGGACCTAGAGATTGCAGACACAGAAGTCTCCCCATGGCTCCTTATCACATCCGCAAATACCAGGAGAGTGACAATGAAAGTGTCCTGGCCCTGTTCTCCAGTGGGTTGGCTGAGCACATTCCTGCCACCTTCCGCCATATGCTGATGCTGCCCCGAATCCTCCTCTTCTTACTTGGAGTGCCCCTCACTCTACTCCTGGTCACTGGCTCCTGGCTCCTGACCATCGTGTCCATCTTTACCCTACTTGTTTTCCTGAGGTTGCTTGCTAATTTTCCCTGGAAGATTCATGAGGCCTTGTGTTTGCGCACAGACCTGGCTGACATCACCAAATCCTACATGAGTGCATGTGGCTCCTGCTACTGGGTGGCTGAGTGTGAAGGGAAGGTGGTGGGCACAGTAAGTGCTCTCCCAGTTGCAGACCCTCCTTTGGGGAAGAAGCAACTGCAGCTGCTTCACCTCTCGGTGGCCGTGGAACACCGAGGTAAGGGGATGGCAAAAGCCCTTGTCAGGACCCTCCTCCAATTTGCCCGGGATCAGGGCTACAATGAAATTTTCATTGAGACTACCAAGATGCATTATAGTGCCCTGGCCCTCTACCAGGGTATGGGCTTCCAGAAGACAGGTCAGTCTTTCTACGGTATGATTTGGAAGATATTGGCTATTCCTAAAATTGATTTAACATACCCTCTCCCTTCTGCTCAGAAAGAGGGATTGTGA
- the LOC124962938 gene encoding probable N-acetyltransferase CML1 isoform X2 — MTSPGPRDCRHRSLPMAPYHIRKYQESDNESVLALFSSGLAEHIPATFRHMLMLPRILLFLLGVPLTLLLVTGSWLLTIVSIFTLLVFLRLLANFPWKIHEALCLRTDLADITKSYMSACGSCYWVAECEGKVVGTVSALPVADPPLGKKQLQLLRLSVAVEHRVVTLGLMINKHPEASQ, encoded by the exons ATGACCTCTCCTGGACCTAGAGATTGCAGACACAGAAGTCTCCCCATGGCTCCTTATCACATCCGCAAATACCAGGAGAGTGACAATGAAAGTGTCCTGGCCCTGTTCTCCAGTGGGTTGGCTGAGCACATTCCTGCCACCTTCCGCCATATGCTGATGCTGCCCCGAATCCTCCTCTTCTTACTTGGAGTGCCCCTCACTCTACTCCTGGTCACTGGCTCCTGGCTCCTGACCATCGTGTCCATCTTTACCCTACTTGTTTTCCTGAGGTTGCTTGCTAATTTTCCCTGGAAGATTCATGAGGCCTTGTGTTTGCGCACAGACCTGGCTGACATCACCAAATCCTACATGAGTGCATGTGGCTCCTGCTACTGGGTGGCTGAGTGTGAAGGGAAGGTGGTGGGCACAGTAAGTGCTCTCCCAGTTGCAGACCCTCCTTTGGGGAAGAAACAACTGCAGCTGCTTCGCCTCTCGGTGGCCGTGGAACACCGAG TTGTGACCTTGGGGTTAATGATTAACAAGCATCCAGAAGCCAGCCAATGA
- the LOC124962938 gene encoding probable N-acetyltransferase CML1 isoform X1 — translation MTSPGPRDCRHRSLPMAPYHIRKYQESDNESVLALFSSGLAEHIPATFRHMLMLPRILLFLLGVPLTLLLVTGSWLLTIVSIFTLLVFLRLLANFPWKIHEALCLRTDLADITKSYMSACGSCYWVAECEGKVVGTVSALPVADPPLGKKQLQLLRLSVAVEHRGKGIAKALVRTLLQFARDRGCNEVIFETTTLQYSALALYQGMGFQKTGQSYFGKIWKILAIPKLYLTYRLPSAQKEGL, via the coding sequence ATGACCTCTCCTGGACCTAGAGATTGCAGACACAGAAGTCTCCCCATGGCTCCTTATCACATCCGCAAATACCAGGAGAGTGACAATGAAAGTGTCCTGGCCCTGTTCTCCAGTGGGTTGGCTGAGCACATTCCTGCCACCTTCCGCCATATGCTGATGCTGCCCCGAATCCTCCTCTTCTTACTTGGAGTGCCCCTCACTCTACTCCTGGTCACTGGCTCCTGGCTCCTGACCATCGTGTCCATCTTTACCCTACTTGTTTTCCTGAGGTTGCTTGCTAATTTTCCCTGGAAGATTCATGAGGCCTTGTGTTTGCGCACAGACCTGGCTGACATCACCAAATCCTACATGAGTGCATGTGGCTCCTGCTACTGGGTGGCTGAGTGTGAAGGGAAGGTGGTGGGCACAGTAAGTGCTCTCCCAGTTGCAGACCCTCCTTTGGGGAAGAAACAACTGCAGCTGCTTCGCCTCTCGGTGGCCGTGGAACACCGAGGTAAGGGGATTGCAAAAGCCCTTGTCAGGACCCTCCTCCAATTTGCCCGGGATCGGGGCTGCAATGAAGTTATTTTTGAGACTACCACATTACAGTACAGTGCCCTGGCCCTCTACCAGGGCATGGGCTTCCAGAAGACAGGCCAGTCTTACTTTGGAAAGATTTGGAAGATACTGGCTATTCCTAAACTTTATTTAACATACCGCCTCCCTTCTGCTCAGAAAGAGGGACTATGA